A single region of the Triticum dicoccoides isolate Atlit2015 ecotype Zavitan chromosome 2B, WEW_v2.0, whole genome shotgun sequence genome encodes:
- the LOC119361896 gene encoding uncharacterized protein LOC119361896 yields the protein MHASARYGGRCSDTLQLPAMFLLKVKAGWVGSSSASAFPACHCSLMERTFGCSCASGGGLGWNCSVGSLPFFCSNTEWFGWSTTQSQGWMVKLYMASTMHEMKSHILLKDQLQIRADKEWMPNCSDVGRSESIIRYMASLEGFSVVSCLSVRILPI from the exons ATGCATGCTTCTGCTCGCTATGGAGGCCGCTGCTCTGATACACTCCAACTGCCAGCGATGTTCCTCCTCAAGGTCAAG GCAGGCTGGGTGGGCTCCTCGTCAGCGTCGGCTTTCCCTGCCTGCCACTGCTCTCTGATGGAGCGGACCTTTGGATGCTCCTGTGCCTCTGGTGGTGGGCTAG GCTGGAACTGCTCTGTTGGATCCTTACCTTTCTTTTGCAGCAACACTGAATGGTTTGGCTGGTCCACAACACAGTCTCAG GGATGGATGGTCAAGTTGTATATGGCTTCCACCATGCACGAGATGAAAAGCCATATCTTGCTCAAGGACCAGTTGCAAATAAG GGCAGATAAAGAGTGGATGCCCAACTGCTCTGATGTAGGCCGCTCCGAATCAATTATCCGATATATGGCGTCTCTTGAAG GATTCTCAGTGGTCTCATGCCTCTCTGTCAGGATTCTCCCAATTTGA